DNA from Streptomyces rishiriensis:
ACAATGGGGCCAAGGCGTCGTGCACGCCTGCCGGTAAGTGATTGAATGCCATGGCGGCTGGCGTACCGTCCCGGGGACTCCTGCCCAGGTGTTCCGAGGGGCGACCGCTCGATAGCAAGGTGCTGGAGGATCCGTGGACCTGTCTCTGTCGACCCGTACCGTCGGCGATCGTACGGTCGTCGAGGTCGGTGGCGAAATCGACGTATATACCGCGCCCAAGTTGCGCGAGCAGCTGGTCGAGCTGGTGAACGACGGGAATTTCCACCTCGTCGTGGACATGGAGGGCGTGGACTTCCTCGACTCCACCGGGCTCGGCGTGCTGGTCGGCGGACTGAAGCGGGTGCGCGCCCATGAGGGCTCGCTCCGTCTGGTCTGCAACCAGGAGCGTATTTTGAAGATCTTCCGCATTACCGGTCTGACCAAGGTGTTCCCCATCCACACCTCGGTCGACGAAGCGGTCGCTGCCACCGACTGACCATCCCGTCCCGGGCCCGCGCGGCCCGGCACGGCTGGTTGAACAAAGAGGGGGTCCGGGCTTGGCGGCCCGGCCCCCCGACAGCACGCCCGTAGTTCCGAGGGGGACGCATGGCCACCGTTGAACTCCGCTTCAGCGCGCTGCCCGAGCATGTCAGGACCGCCCGGCTGGTGGCGGCGGCGGTGGCGCGCAGGGCCGGAGTGGACGAGGCCGTCCTGGACGAGGTCAGGCTCGCCGTCGGCGAGGCCTGCACCCGTGCCGTCGGACTGCACCAGACCGGCGGCATCACCGCGCCGGTGAAGGTGTCGCTGATCGAGGAGGAGAAACAGTTCTCCATCGAGGTCGGTGACGAGGCGCCGCGCTCGGTGCCCGGTGACCGGGCACCCGGCTCGGGCGGAGACGGCGACGTGGACACCGAGGAGGACGAGATGGGCCTGGCGGTCATCAGCGGCCTCGTCGACGACGTAGAGGTCTCCGCAGGCGAGCACGGTGGGCTGATCCGCATGACCTGGCCGACCACGCCGGTGACCGCGACGCTGTCCTGACCTGATCTCGCGATCGACTCACCCGAAGGGCCCTACCACGTAGGGCCCTTCGGCATGTGCGGACCTCGCCGACCGCGTTTACAGTGGTTCCGTGAAATGAATCTTGGAATCTCGGTGAAGTGAATCTTGGCGAAGTGAATCTTGCTTCGAATGTCGTGAATCAATTCACGAACCCCAATGCTCTCAAGGCATTACCTGGCGAGATCGTGCGGGTTTCGCGCGCGAAGGCGAATTCCGCTTGCCGCACACTGTTTTGATCAGGTTCCGGTACCTACAATCCGTCCACATCTTGAGCTCAGCCCAAGCGTCAAGGAGGACGAATGGCGGGGCTTTCTTCCCCTCATCGGTTTGATCAACCCACAACCTTCGCAGCCGCAGTACTGACCGACGGAAATCGCCTGCTCGTGGTGGTCATCGCGGTCGTGGCGCTGGCCGCGCTCGTGGTTGCGGGCGTGCTGGTGCGCCAGGTGCTCGCGGCCGGCGAGGGCACCGACAGCATGAAGAAGATCGCGGCCGCGGTCCAGGAAGGCGCCAACGCCTATCTGTCCCGACAGTTGCGCACACTCGGCGTATTCGCCGTCGTGGTGTTCTTCCTGCTCTTCTTGCTGCCCGCGGACGACTGGAATCAGCGCGCCGGACGGTCGATCTTCTTCCTGATCGGTGCCGGGTTCTCGGCCGTCACCGGATATATCGGCATGTGGCTGGCCGTGCGGAGCAATGTGCGCGTCGCCGCGGCGGCCCGGGAAGCGACTCCGGCGGAAGGCGAACCGGAAAAGGATCTCACCGCCGTCTCGCACAAGGCAATGAAGATCGCATTTCGCACGGGCGGCGTGGTCGGCATGTTCACGGTGGGGCTCGGTCTGCTCGGCGCCTCCTGCGTGGTGCTGGTGTACGCGGCCGACGCGCCGAAGGTGCTGGAGGGATTCGGACTCGGCGCGGCCCTCATCGCCATGTTCATGAGGGTGGGCGGCGGCATCTTCACCAAGGCCGCCGACGTCGGCGCCGACCTGGTCGGCAAGGTCGAGCAGGGCATTCCGGAGGACGACCCGCGCAATGCCGCGACCATCGCCGACAACGTGGGCGACAACGTCGGCGACTGCGCGGGCATGGCGGCAGACCTGTTCGAGTCGTACGCCGTCACCCTGGTCGCCGCGCTGATCCTCGGCAAGGCGGCCTTCGG
Protein-coding regions in this window:
- the bldG gene encoding anti-sigma factor antagonist BldG; its protein translation is MDLSLSTRTVGDRTVVEVGGEIDVYTAPKLREQLVELVNDGNFHLVVDMEGVDFLDSTGLGVLVGGLKRVRAHEGSLRLVCNQERILKIFRITGLTKVFPIHTSVDEAVAATD
- a CDS encoding ATP-binding protein → MATVELRFSALPEHVRTARLVAAAVARRAGVDEAVLDEVRLAVGEACTRAVGLHQTGGITAPVKVSLIEEEKQFSIEVGDEAPRSVPGDRAPGSGGDGDVDTEEDEMGLAVISGLVDDVEVSAGEHGGLIRMTWPTTPVTATLS